The DNA region CTGCGGTTCGATGTTCAGCGGGAAAACGGATGAATTGATCCGCAGGCTGGTGCGGGCGACGATCGCGAAACAGAAGGTGCAGGTGTTCAAACCCGCCATTGACATCCGCTATGCGGTTGAGAAGGTCGCTTCGCACACAGGCTCCACGTTTGATGCCATTCCCGTCGAATCATCTGCGGATGTCCGCTCGAAATTGGACGCGGACACAACCGTCGTCGGCGTAGATGAGGCGCAGTTTTTCGATGACGGCATCGTGGCAGTTGTGCAGGAATTGGCGGCGCGCGGCGTGCGGGTCATCGTTGCCGGTCTCGATCAGGATTTCCGCGGCGAGCCGTTCGGCTCCATGCCCGTTCTCATGGCGGAGGCGGAGGACGTGACCAAACTCCATGCCATTTGCATGGTCTGCGGCGGGGACGCCTCGCGCACGCAGAGACTGGTCAATGGCAAGCCTGCCCGTTATGATGAACCGATAGTCATTGTGGGCGCATCCGAAATGTACGAAGCGCGCTGCCGTCAGCATCACGAAGTCCCGCGCTAGCTGAAAGAAGGAGTCAGGCATGCAAAACTATCAGGATGTTCTAAGTGAAATTCTCATAGAAGCCGATGCGCTCCAAAAACGCGTGAAGGAACTCGGCGCGGAGATCAGCAGGGATTATTCTCAGACCGAACTTCTGC from Anaerolineales bacterium includes:
- a CDS encoding thymidine kinase — encoded protein: MRHTHGSIEVVCGSMFSGKTDELIRRLVRATIAKQKVQVFKPAIDIRYAVEKVASHTGSTFDAIPVESSADVRSKLDADTTVVGVDEAQFFDDGIVAVVQELAARGVRVIVAGLDQDFRGEPFGSMPVLMAEAEDVTKLHAICMVCGGDASRTQRLVNGKPARYDEPIVIVGASEMYEARCRQHHEVPR